In Arthrobacter sp. MN05-02, one genomic interval encodes:
- a CDS encoding hypothetical protein (possible pseudo due to internal stop codon/frameshift): MARSFRRKSPSGAEAPATHASDPDIVSATGTAADAGDTGRSSKHGRKDADRGFGAWLKEIATIVVIALVLSFLIKTFLFRAFFIPSGSMEETLEIDDRIFVNQLVPQPFDLQRGDIVVFRDTEDWLPPQAAVQVSWLKEALIFIGLAPDESQQHLVKRVIGLPGDHVVCCDAEGRLTVNGEPLDEPYLFPGASPSDLPFDVVVPEGKVWVMGDHRNASADSRANRDKPGEGFVEIENIEGKAAVIAWPLTRIGFLGNHPDVFGGVPDPEPAAQPTPAGP; encoded by the coding sequence ATGGCACGGAGCTTCCGCAGGAAGTCACCCTCGGGCGCCGAGGCACCCGCTACCCACGCGTCCGATCCCGACATCGTCAGCGCCACGGGGACCGCCGCCGATGCAGGCGACACCGGGAGGTCCTCGAAGCACGGCAGGAAGGACGCCGACCGTGGTTTCGGCGCCTGGCTGAAGGAGATCGCCACGATCGTGGTGATCGCGCTCGTGCTGTCCTTCCTCATCAAGACGTTCCTGTTCCGCGCGTTCTTCATCCCCTCGGGCTCCATGGAGGAGACCCTCGAGATCGACGACCGCATCTTCGTGAACCAGCTCGTACCGCAGCCCTTCGACCTGCAGCGCGGCGACATCGTCGTCTTCCGCGACACAGAGGACTGGCTGCCACCCCAGGCCGCGGTCCAGGTCAGCTGGCTGAAGGAAGCACTCATCTTCATCGGACTCGCTCCCGACGAATCACAGCAGCACCTCGTGAAGCGGGTCATCGGTCTGCCCGGCGACCACGTCGTCTGCTGCGATGCCGAGGGCAGGCTCACGGTCAACGGTGAGCCCCTCGACGAGCCCTACCTCTTCCCGGGCGCCAGTCCTTCCGACCTCCCGTTCGACGTCGTCGTGCCCGAGGGGAAGGTCTGGGTCATGGGTGACCACCGCAACGCCTCCGCCGATTCGCGGGCGAACCGTGACAAGCCCGGTGAGGGCTTCGTCGAGATCGAGAACATCGAGGGCAAGGCGGCTGTGATCGCCTGGCCGCTGACCCGCATCGGATTCCTGGGGAACCACCCCGACGTGTTCGGCGGCGTCCCTGATCCCGAGCCCGCGGCACAGCCCACCCCCGCAGGACCATGA
- a CDS encoding signal peptidase I: protein MHETPASPSPVGEHTKRRSRCTGWRFVFSAVLVAALVTGLVRGFLIDVYFIPSASMEPLLTEGDRVLVSKLEDDRGGVRRGDVVVFDGRGSFDPITDPRSLPERFVAGTGQWLGLTGSDTVYVKRVVGVGGDHVVCCSADGRLTVDGDPLDEPYLHPGDAASETAFDVVVPEGRVWLLGDHRSASMDSRSLLGAPGGGLIAEDRIIGRAFQLVWPLDRFAPIERPAG from the coding sequence GTGCACGAAACCCCCGCTTCCCCGTCTCCGGTCGGAGAGCACACGAAACGCCGGTCCCGCTGTACGGGCTGGCGTTTCGTGTTCTCCGCCGTCCTCGTCGCGGCCCTGGTCACAGGGCTCGTGCGCGGTTTCCTGATCGACGTCTACTTCATCCCGTCCGCGTCGATGGAGCCCCTGCTCACCGAGGGTGACCGGGTGCTCGTCAGCAAGCTCGAGGACGACCGGGGCGGCGTGCGGCGCGGCGACGTCGTCGTCTTCGACGGCCGCGGGTCCTTCGATCCGATCACCGATCCGCGGAGCCTCCCCGAGCGGTTCGTCGCCGGGACCGGGCAGTGGCTGGGCCTCACCGGCAGCGACACCGTGTACGTGAAGCGTGTCGTGGGTGTCGGCGGCGACCACGTGGTGTGCTGCTCGGCGGACGGGCGCCTGACCGTCGACGGGGATCCGCTGGACGAGCCGTACCTCCATCCGGGGGACGCAGCGAGCGAGACAGCGTTCGACGTCGTCGTGCCCGAGGGCCGCGTCTGGCTCCTCGGCGACCACCGTTCGGCCTCCATGGATTCCCGTTCCCTCCTGGGCGCGCCGGGAGGCGGGCTGATCGCGGAGGATCGGATCATCGGCCGTGCCTTTCAGCTAGTCTGGCCACTTGACCGGTTCGCGCCGATCGAGCGCCCCGCCGGCTGA
- the rplS gene encoding 50S ribosomal protein L19: MAFIRSINMHILDSVDAGSFRDNVPDFRAGDTVNVHVNIIEGKNTRVQIFKGFVVGRQGDGIRETFTVRKVSFGVGVERTFPVHSPVLDKIEVVSKGDVRRAKLYYMRELRGKAAKIKEKRDPKTVK, from the coding sequence GTGGCGTTCATCAGGAGCATCAACATGCATATTCTCGATTCCGTTGACGCCGGATCCTTCCGCGACAACGTCCCCGACTTCCGCGCCGGCGACACCGTCAACGTCCACGTCAACATCATCGAAGGCAAGAACACCCGTGTTCAGATCTTCAAGGGCTTCGTCGTCGGCCGCCAGGGCGATGGCATCCGCGAGACCTTCACGGTCCGCAAGGTGAGCTTCGGCGTCGGCGTGGAGCGCACGTTCCCCGTCCACAGCCCGGTGCTCGACAAGATCGAGGTCGTCTCCAAGGGCGACGTGCGCCGCGCCAAGCTGTACTACATGCGCGAACTGCGCGGCAAGGCAGCCAAGATCAAGGAGAAGCGCGACCCCAAGACGGTCAAGTAA
- the trmD gene encoding tRNA (guanine-N(1)-)-methyltransferase — protein sequence MRIDVVSIFPEYLAALDLSLIGKARQDGVLDVRVHDLRSFTTDRHRTVDDTPYGGGAGMVMKAEPWAQALESVLDGAPAAERRPTLIVPSPAGAVFDQAMAYELAELDHLVFACGRYEGIDERAIDWAREDFDVRPVSLGDYVLNGGEVAVLAMVEAVGRLIPGVVGNPESLVEESHSDGLLEYPVYTKPSSWRGRDVPEVLLSGNHARIAQWRRLEQFHRTAERRPDLLAGVDAGALTKADLKALRAAGFDVVDGRLTRPAH from the coding sequence GTGCGGATCGACGTCGTCTCCATCTTCCCGGAGTACCTCGCCGCACTCGACCTGTCGCTCATCGGCAAGGCGCGGCAGGACGGCGTCCTCGACGTGCGCGTGCACGACCTCCGCTCGTTCACGACGGACCGGCACCGGACCGTCGACGACACGCCCTACGGTGGCGGGGCGGGCATGGTCATGAAGGCCGAGCCGTGGGCCCAGGCGCTCGAATCGGTCCTCGACGGAGCACCCGCGGCGGAGCGGCGCCCCACCCTGATCGTCCCCTCGCCCGCCGGGGCGGTGTTCGACCAGGCCATGGCGTACGAGCTCGCCGAACTCGATCATCTGGTGTTCGCCTGCGGCCGCTACGAGGGCATCGACGAACGGGCGATCGACTGGGCGCGCGAGGACTTCGACGTCCGGCCCGTCTCGCTCGGCGACTACGTCCTCAACGGCGGGGAGGTGGCCGTCCTCGCCATGGTCGAGGCGGTGGGCCGCCTGATCCCCGGAGTCGTCGGCAACCCGGAATCGCTCGTCGAGGAGTCCCACTCCGACGGACTGCTCGAGTACCCGGTGTACACGAAACCCTCGTCCTGGCGGGGCCGGGACGTCCCCGAGGTCCTGCTGAGCGGGAACCACGCGAGGATCGCCCAGTGGCGGCGCCTCGAGCAGTTCCACCGGACGGCCGAACGGCGCCCGGACCTCCTGGCGGGGGTCGACGCCGGGGCGCTGACGAAGGCGGACCTCAAGGCCCTGCGCGCAGCGGGATTCGACGTCGTCGACGGCAGGCTGACCCGGCCGGCGCATTAG
- the rimM gene encoding ribosome maturation factor RimM, producing the protein MEVLVARIGKPHGIRGEVTVQLFTDAPEDRFEAGETFRVEGAAVTELTVVKARWNKDILIVGFEQVPDRNQAETLRGAKLFLDTAGSEDDDEDAWYEHELVGLDVRVDGESVGKVTGLRTMAVQDLLVVELTTGHEALVPFVGEIVPDVDPEAGFVTIVPPAGLFDLNTPGSNQAPDDGDDGDDVAVPEGEARG; encoded by the coding sequence ATGGAAGTACTGGTAGCCAGGATCGGCAAGCCCCACGGCATCCGGGGCGAGGTGACGGTCCAGCTCTTCACGGATGCTCCCGAGGACCGCTTCGAAGCGGGCGAGACCTTCAGGGTCGAGGGCGCCGCGGTGACCGAACTGACCGTGGTGAAGGCGCGCTGGAACAAGGACATCCTGATCGTCGGCTTCGAGCAGGTCCCCGACCGCAACCAGGCCGAGACGCTGCGCGGAGCGAAGCTCTTCCTCGATACCGCCGGATCGGAGGACGACGACGAGGACGCCTGGTACGAGCACGAGCTCGTGGGACTGGACGTCCGGGTCGACGGCGAGTCCGTGGGCAAGGTGACGGGCCTGCGGACCATGGCCGTCCAGGACCTCCTGGTCGTCGAGCTCACCACCGGCCACGAGGCGCTCGTCCCGTTCGTCGGCGAGATCGTCCCCGACGTCGATCCCGAGGCCGGCTTCGTGACCATCGTGCCGCCGGCCGGGCTCTTCGACCTCAACACCCCGGGCTCCAACCAGGCGCCCGACGACGGCGACGACGGCGACGACGTCGCAGTACCCGAGGGCGAGGCGCGCGGCTAG
- a CDS encoding UPF0109 protein, with product MLAEALEHLVRGIVDNPDDVRVSAKNNRRGETLEVRVHQEDLGRVIGRQGRTARALRTVVAALADGEPVRVDVVDTDRRRG from the coding sequence TTGCTGGCCGAAGCTCTGGAGCACCTCGTCCGCGGCATCGTCGACAACCCGGACGACGTCCGGGTCTCCGCGAAGAACAACCGTCGCGGCGAGACGCTCGAGGTGCGCGTCCACCAGGAGGACCTCGGCCGCGTGATCGGCCGCCAGGGGCGCACCGCCCGGGCGCTGCGCACCGTGGTCGCCGCCCTCGCGGACGGCGAACCGGTACGCGTCGACGTCGTGGACACCGACCGCCGCCGGGGCTGA
- a CDS encoding glyoxalase — translation MHPQDLLPTDTAMGTLTLKVGDLALLSTYYATALGLEVLEDGADAVVLGRRGKAVVRLEEARHLHLPARGEAGLFHTALLFADRSDLAAAVASAARHPLSSFVGSADHLVSEAFYFTDPEGNGIELYFDRPRDTWNWSQDARGNRSVVMDSLPLSPQAYIDEHLTEAAVSGAASRSADVGHVHLQVGDVDTARRFYVDVLGFERTAGWHDQALFVSAGGYHHHMAMNVWNSRGAGPRKDTLGLGEVLISVPSADEVGALADRLSSAGVANHSTGAELRFEDPWRNRLRVAVPGQGGGIA, via the coding sequence CTACGCCACGGCACTCGGCCTCGAGGTGCTCGAGGACGGCGCCGACGCCGTCGTCCTCGGGCGCCGGGGGAAGGCCGTGGTCCGCCTCGAGGAGGCCCGGCACCTCCACCTCCCGGCCCGCGGCGAGGCCGGGCTGTTCCACACGGCGCTCCTCTTCGCCGACCGCTCCGACCTGGCGGCGGCCGTCGCCTCGGCGGCGCGCCATCCGCTCAGCTCCTTCGTCGGCAGTGCCGACCACCTCGTCAGCGAGGCGTTCTACTTCACCGACCCGGAGGGCAACGGCATCGAGCTGTACTTCGACCGTCCGAGGGACACCTGGAACTGGTCGCAGGACGCGCGGGGGAACCGTTCGGTCGTGATGGACAGCCTGCCCCTGTCCCCGCAGGCCTACATCGACGAGCACCTCACCGAGGCGGCCGTGTCCGGTGCCGCATCGAGGAGCGCGGACGTGGGCCACGTGCACCTGCAGGTGGGCGACGTCGACACCGCCCGCCGGTTCTACGTGGATGTGCTCGGCTTCGAGCGGACCGCGGGCTGGCACGACCAGGCGCTGTTCGTGTCGGCCGGCGGGTACCACCACCACATGGCCATGAACGTCTGGAACAGCAGGGGCGCCGGCCCCCGGAAGGACACCCTCGGCCTGGGCGAGGTGCTGATCAGCGTGCCGTCCGCCGACGAGGTGGGCGCCCTGGCCGACCGGCTGTCCTCCGCAGGCGTCGCGAACCACTCCACGGGGGCGGAGCTGCGCTTCGAGGATCCCTGGCGCAACCGGCTGCGCGTGGCCGTCCCCGGCCAGGGCGGTGGAATCGCCTAA